The following coding sequences lie in one Arachis stenosperma cultivar V10309 chromosome 5, arast.V10309.gnm1.PFL2, whole genome shotgun sequence genomic window:
- the LOC130983122 gene encoding probable L-type lectin-domain containing receptor kinase S.5, with amino-acid sequence MLDSDFNARLGDFGLARAIENEKTSYANLQGVPGTIGYIAPECLYIGKATRESDVYGFGAVLLEVVCGQRPWTKNLDYQFLVDWVWHLHREGRILEAVDPRLENEFEAEEAERVLKLGLACSHPIASERPKMQTIVQIISGSVPVPYVPPFKPPFVWPAADQSGASSGDPSSSEPTAATFECSPINTTFFAR; translated from the coding sequence ATGCTAGACTCTGACTTCAATGCACGCTTAGGCGATTTTGGTTTGGCTCGTGCAATTGAGAACGAGAAGACATCTTATGCAAATTTGCAAGGTGTTCCTGGAACTATAGGCTACATTGCACCAGAGTGCTTATACATCGGAAAGGCCACGCGTGAATCCGACGTGTATGGATTCGGCGCAGTCTTGCTGGAGGTGGTGTGTGGACAGAGGCCATGGACAAAGAATTTGGACTATCAGTTTCTTGTGGATTGGGTTTGGCACTTGCACCGTGAGGGAAGGATACTAGAAGCAGTAGATCCAAGGCTAGAGAATGAGTTTGAGGCTGAAGAAGCAGAGAGGGTATTGAAATTGGGGTTAGCATGCTCTCACCCCATTGCAAGTGAGAGGCCTAAGATGCAGACAATTGTTCAGATCATATCAGGGTCAGTTCCTGTGCCTTATGTTCCACCCTTCAAGCCACCTTTTGTGTGGCCTGCCGCGGATCAAAGCGGCGCTTCCTCAGGTGATCCTTCTTCAAGTGAGCCTACAGCTGCAACTTTTGAGTGCTCTCCCATTAACACAACCTTCTTTGCTCGTTAA
- the LOC130979834 gene encoding uncharacterized protein LOC130979834, which yields MRRDKRSPKQDPILSSQYVVCEGRYNCRFKALDRTLRNLMSVTDQHKTHQPFGGKIVVLGADFRQILSVISKGSRHDILASAINSSHLWSFCKVLKLHTNMRLLMSSSDQDEGEMKIFANWILDVGNGNIGSVVGDESEVEIPDDLLITTTDDLLSHLVDFAYLNLLQNMSDYKYFQSRAILAPTLKSVEKVNILS from the coding sequence ATGAGGAGAGATAAGAGAAGTCCAAAACAGGATCCAATTTTGAGTTCTCAATATGTTGTATGCGAGGGAAGGTACAACTGCCGTTTTAAAGCACTTGATCGGACACTTAGGAATCTTATGTCAGTTACCGATCAACATAAGACACATCAACCATTTGGTGGTAAGATTGTTGTTCTAGGAGCTGATTTCAGACAGATACTTTCGGTGATTTCGAAAGGAAGTAGACACGATATATTAGCATCCGCTATTAACTCATCCCATCTGTGGTCATTTTGTAAGGTTCTGAAACTGCATACGAATATGAGGCTTCTAATGTCTTCTTCGGATCAAGATGAAGGTGAAATGAAGATATTTGCTAATTGGATACTTGATGTTGGAAATGGAAATATTGGCTCTGTTGTTGGTGATGAATCAGAAGTTGAAATTCCAGATGATCTATTGATTACAACTACTGATGATCTTCTCTCTCATTTGGTAGACTTTGCATATCTAAATTTGTTGCAAAACATGTCAGATTACAAGTATTTTCAGAGTAGAGCAATTCTTGCACCCACACTTAAGAGTGTCGAGAAGGTAAACATTTTGTCTTGA